A window of Drosophila willistoni isolate 14030-0811.24 unplaced genomic scaffold, UCI_dwil_1.1 Seg164, whole genome shotgun sequence contains these coding sequences:
- the LOC124460926 gene encoding transcription initiation factor TFIID subunit 15-like: MDFPVNIISASAFGSFGDIYRFEDGSGDALGPLLLGRSSYCGFGRVQGQGLDQNETEEGGVGGHLDVGRSRSVTTMATATTMAASSTMILSSRSSRFGLAEMNRNVVQPSMDIGEQRQQYHRQQTGISMSFSMLLASSLTEEPTRMNPKRFELEQETIFVLGMRLSVTKNDILMFFSSVGMIAVDHASKPRIFVYKNKQNGRSKGEATITYIRPFMAEMAVRCLNASKFMEKTITVLPAYLSTRKGRGIRYRYPREFAPSNNREHQQDRQQQNRQRRPRKWRPARDNWYCMTCRNSNFVWRSNCNRCKASKSEYAAEPLFSGSPSFMRVARRWRIHKTDWECCYCFNKNFWYRQRCNRCHAPKAVDTPKPVTPPRSDKWELKLGSD, encoded by the exons ATGGACTTCCCGGTTAATATAAT tTCGGCTAGTGCTTTCGGTTCTTTTGGCGACATATATAGGTTTGAGGATGGCAGCGGAGATGCGCTTGGTCCATTGTTATTGGGCAGAAGCAGCTACTGTGGATTCGGCAGAGTTCAAGGTCAAGGGCTAGACCAGAACGAAACTGAAGAAGGCGGCGTTGGTGGACATCTTGACGTGGGTAGAAGTCGCAGTGTGACCACAATGGCTACGGCCACAACCATGGCGGCATCTTCAACCATGATATTGAGCTCGAGGTCAAGTCGTTTCGGGTTAGCCGAAATGAACAGAAATGTGGTTCAGCCATCGATGGATATTGGTGAACAGCGACAACAATATCATCGACAACAGACTGGCATATCCATGAGCTTCAGTATGTTATTGGCCAGCAGTTTGACAGAGGAACCGACACGTATGAATCCAAAGCGATTCGAACTGGAACAAGAGACGATCTTTGTGCTGGGCATGCGTCTGAGTGTGACGAAAAATGATATTCTCATGTTCTTTAGTTCCGTGGGAATGATCGCTGTCGACCATGCGAGTAAACCAAGGATTTTTGTGTacaaaaataagcaaaatggACGATCAAAGGGTGAGGCGACCATTACATATATACGTCCGTTCATGGCGGAAATGGCCGTTAGATGCCTGAATGCCAGCAAATTTATGGAAAAAACTATAACGGTTTTACCGGCATATCTATCAACGCGCAAGGGTCGTGGCATCCGATATAGATATCCTCGAGAGTTCGCTCCATCTAACAATCGGGAACACCAACAGGATCGGCAGCAGCAGAATCGTCAACGTCGACCCCGTAAATGGAGACCGGCTCGTGACAATTGGTATTGCATGACGTGCCGCAACAGCAATTTTGTTTGGCGCTCCAATTGCAATCGTTGCAAGGCCAGCAAATCGGAGTATGCAGCCGAACCCCTTTTCAGTGGTTCACCATCTTTCATGAGGGTGGCTCGCCGTTGGCGCATTCATAAGACCGACTGGGAATGCTGCTACTGTTTCAATAAGAATTTCTGGTATCGTCAGAGATGTAATCGTTGTCATGCTCCCAAGGCTGTTGATACGCCAAAACCCGTCACCCCACCCCGATCGGACAAATGGGAATTGAAGCTTGGCAGTGATTAG